ATGAAAAGACAGGATTTAATTGCACCAGAATGGTATAACATTGTGGAGGAAATTGAAAAGTATGCTCAAGATCCATCTAAAAATGCATTAATAGTTTATAATGACAACGAAGAAATTCAATATATTACATACGCAAATTTACTGGAAAAGGCGAATCAGGCTGCCCATGTATTTACTTCGCAGGGTTTAACGAAGGGCGATGTGCTATTAGTGATGGTTCCAAGATCTGTCGAAGCTTATATTGTTTACATAGCGGCACTGAAAGCGGGTTTAACTATTATCCCTAGCTCTGAAATGTTACGTACAAAGGATATTGAATATCGTATTACACATGCCAATGCCAAAGGTATTATCGCCTATGAGCCATATATTGAGCAATTTGACGACGTAACAAATTTAAAAGGAATTATGCAATTCGTTATTGGTCACGCGCATGCACCATGGCAACCATTGCTTGAAAAAATGAAGGAACATCCTACAAATTATACAAACCCTACACCGACAAAAAGTACAGATCATGCCTTTTTAGCTTATACAAGTGGGACAACAGGGAATCCTAAGGCAGCTGTTCATACACATAGCTGGGGTTATGCGCATTTACGTACGACAGCACCGAATTGGTTAGGTGTCCAAGAAAATGATATAGTTTGGGCTACTGCCGCACCCGGTTGGCAAAAATGGATTTGGAGTCCGTTTTTAGCAACGTTAGGTAGTGGAGCAACGGCATTTGTCTATAAAGGAAAATTTGATGCTTCGACTTACTTGTCATTGCTAGAAAAATTTAAAGTAAATGTGTTATGTTGTACCCCAACAGAATATCGCTTTATGGCCGCACTTAACAATCTACAGGACTATAATTTAAGTGCCATCCGTCAAGCTGTATCAGCGGGTGAGCCGTTAAATAGTGAAGTCGTTAAAGTGTTTTCAAAAACGTTTCATATTCAAGTGCGTGATGGCTATGGCCAAACAGAAAATACATTGCTTGTTGGGACACTGGTTGGCATGGATGCTCGCGTCGGCTCTATGGGTAAACCGACACCAGGCAATACAGTCGAAATTATTGATGATTTTGGAAATCCTGTTGCTGATGGCGTTGTTGGAGATATTGCCGTTCATCGTCAAACCCCAGCACTGTTTAAAAAGTATTTCAAGGACCCAGAACGCACTAGCATGCAATTCCGTGGAGATTGGTATATTACCGGTGACCGAGCATATAAAGATGCAGATGGCTATTTTTGGTTTGAGGGACGTGGTGATGATGTCATTATTTCGTCAGGCTATACAATTGGGCCATTTGAAGTGGAAGATGCCTTAATGAAGCATCCTACTGTTAAAGAAGCTGCTGTTGTGGCAAGCCCTGATGAAGTAAGAGGAAATATTGTGAAAGCCTTTATCGTCTTGCGTGAAGGAGTGGGAGGTGATGATACGCTTATTCAAAAGCTACAAAACCATGTGAAGCTGATGACAGCACCTTATAAATATCCACGGGCAATTGAATTTGTTGAAGCATTACCAAAGACTGCATCTGGAAAAATCCGTCGTGTCGAATTACGACAACAAGAAAAAGCCCATTACACACACCAATAATTATTTCCTAGGAAATAATGTCGAAAAATCAAAGTTCATGCTTTATGATGAACTTTTGATTTTTTTTGTACATCCCTATTTCGTTTATGGCAAAATAATAAATGTGGGAAAAACTTTTACATAAAAATCACTTAAAAGTGAAACGTTTTGGACATTTAGACGTATAACGTGAAGAGGAGGCGATTAGATGAATACAAAAAGGTGGATAGCCTTAGCAGTTGCAGCTGTATTATTAGTGTTTTCATTAGGACTTAACACAATTATGGCGATTTTTAAATCAGATTTCTTTAGTAATTTTGATAGCGTGATGGCTGGCAAAAATTTAGATGTATACGAAACGATTATTGAAGGTGAAGATCATACTAAACGTATCGCATATTTGAAAGTGGATGGGACGATTCAAGATGTTGGATCGAATACATTATGGCAATCCATTGCTTACGATCATCAGTTTTTCTTAAATCAATTGGATAATATTTTAGCTGATGATACAGTACAGGGGATTGTACTAAGTGTGAATACTCCAGGTGGTGGAGTAAAGGAATCGGCAGAAATTTATAAGAAATTGTTAGAAATTAAAGAAGAGCGTCAAATTCCTATCTACGTGTCGATGGATTCTATGGCAGCGTCGGGTGGTTACTACATTTCAGCACCAGCAGATAAAATATATGCACATCGTGATACAATAACAGGTTCTATTGGTGTCATTATGCAATCTATTAATTATCAAGAATTAGCCGAAAAAGTTGGCGTGAAATTTGAAACGTTTAAATCAGGGCAACATAAAGATATGCTAAGCCCTACGCGTGAAATTACTGCAGAAGAACGTGCTATGATGCAAGATATGATTAATGAATCTTATGAAGAGTTCGTTGATATTGTTGAAAAAGGACGAA
This genomic interval from Lysinibacillus sphaericus contains the following:
- the mbcS gene encoding acyl-CoA synthetase MbcS, yielding MKRQDLIAPEWYNIVEEIEKYAQDPSKNALIVYNDNEEIQYITYANLLEKANQAAHVFTSQGLTKGDVLLVMVPRSVEAYIVYIAALKAGLTIIPSSEMLRTKDIEYRITHANAKGIIAYEPYIEQFDDVTNLKGIMQFVIGHAHAPWQPLLEKMKEHPTNYTNPTPTKSTDHAFLAYTSGTTGNPKAAVHTHSWGYAHLRTTAPNWLGVQENDIVWATAAPGWQKWIWSPFLATLGSGATAFVYKGKFDASTYLSLLEKFKVNVLCCTPTEYRFMAALNNLQDYNLSAIRQAVSAGEPLNSEVVKVFSKTFHIQVRDGYGQTENTLLVGTLVGMDARVGSMGKPTPGNTVEIIDDFGNPVADGVVGDIAVHRQTPALFKKYFKDPERTSMQFRGDWYITGDRAYKDADGYFWFEGRGDDVIISSGYTIGPFEVEDALMKHPTVKEAAVVASPDEVRGNIVKAFIVLREGVGGDDTLIQKLQNHVKLMTAPYKYPRAIEFVEALPKTASGKIRRVELRQQEKAHYTHQ
- the sppA gene encoding signal peptide peptidase SppA — translated: MNTKRWIALAVAAVLLVFSLGLNTIMAIFKSDFFSNFDSVMAGKNLDVYETIIEGEDHTKRIAYLKVDGTIQDVGSNTLWQSIAYDHQFFLNQLDNILADDTVQGIVLSVNTPGGGVKESAEIYKKLLEIKEERQIPIYVSMDSMAASGGYYISAPADKIYAHRDTITGSIGVIMQSINYQELAEKVGVKFETFKSGQHKDMLSPTREITAEERAMMQDMINESYEEFVDIVEKGRNMSEADVKKVADGRILGGTKALEAGLIDEIGDEQAAIAALRQDFGLEDAVLFEYSYNQGGLPSLIGMKVGSLFGPSAEEKMLMKIMTEYKAPKMMYLYGEY